The DNA segment CCAAGGAGCTGAACGGGGAAAACTACGTGTTCTGGGGCGGCCGGGAGGGCTACGAAACCCTGCTGAACACCGATATGAAGCGCGAACTCGACAACCTGGCCAGGTTCATGCACATGGCCGTGGACTATGCCCGGGAGATCGGGTTCACCGGTCAGTTTCTGTTCGAACCAAAGCCCAAGGAACCCACCAAGCATCAGTACGACACCGACAGCGCCACCGTACATGCCTTCCTGCAGGCCTATGACCTGCTCCCGCATGTAAAGCTCAACATCGAAACCAATCATGCTACCCTGGCTGGTCACACCATCCAGCACGAGCTGCAGTACGCCCGGATACACGGGATCCTCGGGAGTGTCGATGCCAACCAGGGCGACACCCTGTTGGGCTGGGACACCGACCAGTTTCCCACCGATCTGTACACCACTACCCTGATGATGTACGAGATCCTGAAGAACGGCGGCCTGCACCGCGGCGGTCTGAACTTTGACGCCAAGGTTCGACGCCCCTCGAACACCATCCGTGACGTGGTCGTCAGCCATATCGTGGGCATGGACAGCTTTGCCCGCGGACTGAAGGCAGCCCACGCCATGCTGCAGGATCGGGCCCTCGAAGGGTTTATCGACACCCGCTATGCCTCGTGGGACGAACCCCTGGGACGCGAAATCCAGTCCGGCACAACCACGCTGCAATCGCTGGAGCAGCAAATTATTGACCTCCCGCAATTCCTGCCCGATTCCGGTCAGCAGGAGTATCTGGAAAGCCTGATCAACGGGTATCTGTAATGGCAGCCGCACCGACCATGGTACTGGGTATTGACTGCAGCACCCAAAGCATGACCGGGGTACTGCTCGGGATCGACCCCGCCGACACAGGATCTCCACCGGAGATCCTGTATGAACAGCGCATCGCCTATACCGCCGACCCGCGCACCAGCGGGTTCGGTATCGATCCGACAACCCTGATACTCCCGCCGCAGATCCCCGGTCAGGCCGATCAACCCCCCGGGATGTTTCTTGCCGCCCTGGATGCACTCCTGCATGATCTGCATGCAGCCGGTGCCCCGATGGCCCGGATCGCCGCGCTGCAGATATCAGCCCAGCAGCACGGGCATGTCTATCTGTCGCCTCACGCCCCTGCTGCCTTCCGCTCGCTGAACACCGGTTCTGCCGAACCGGGCCTCGCCCAGCGGTTCCAGCAGGCATTCAGCTATCCCGCCAGCCCGATCTGGATGACCAGCAGCACCACCCTCGAGGCCGCCGAACTGCGGGAGGCTGTCGGCGGCGCAGAGGCTATGATCCGGGAATCCGGCAGTGACTCGCCGCTGCGTTTTACCGGCGCGGTAATTCGCCGAATCGGCACGCACCATCCCCAGGCATACCAGCAAACCATCGCGATCAGGCTGCTCAGCTCTTTTCTGGCCGGGGTCCTGACCGGCACCATCGATGTCCCTGCTGACTGGGGCAATGGCGCCGGCACCAGTCTGATGAACTACCGGGAACGCAGCTGGTCCCTCCCGCTGATGAAGGCCGCGGCTGACGGTCTGCCCGGCGGGTTCCCGGAGCTGCAGCGCAAGCTTGGCTCCCTCGCCCATCCCCTGCGCTGGGCCGGCAGCATTGCCAGCTACTTCCGGCAGCACTACGGACTGTCGCCTGACTGCCGGGTCGGTATAGGATCTGGTGACAACCCCCAGTCCAAGGTTGCGGTACAGGGCGATCTGCTCAGTCTGGGCACCAGTTTTGTGTACATGATAGAGCAGAATGAGCCCACCGTAGATCTGCAAGGGTACAGCAACAGTATGTATGACGGCCTTGGCCGCCCGTTCATCTTTGCCTGCCGGACCAACGGAGCAGCAGTCTGGGACCGCATATGCAGCGAACACGAGATCTCCCCGCAGGACTACCCGACGCGTGAACACGCCCTGCAGCAGACACCAGCCGGGAGCCGGATTGTGTGCTGGCAGCCCAGCACCGAGTCGTTCCCCGTCAGCCCGCAGATACCCTTCTTCCGCGAGGAGGAAGCCGGCAGCAGTTTTGCCAGCGACTATGCCGGGTTGGTCGACAGCACCCTCGGTATTCTGTATCACTGCACCCGCGAGATGTCGACCTCGGTAGAGGCATTGCGGATTACCGGTGGGCCAACCGCCAGCATCGCCATCTGCACCCGGATTGCCTCGATGTGGCAGCGCCCGGTCATGCGCGTCGGGGCGGCAGGTGCCGCCTACGGGGCTGCCCTGGCCGCATACGCCGGCCTGTGTGTCGAAACAACCCCCTTTGCCGAACCAGCCGCAGTACTTGCCGGCAGACTCCCGGCCGGGGACATCATATACCCGGACCCCCGGATGACCGCCGCCTATCACCACGGCAGCACCGCATACCTGCCACGCCTGATGCAGAGTTTCGCGCGGCAGCAGCGCTATCAGTATGCCGAATGATCTGCTACACTGCGGCCCATGAGTGCGATGTTTCAGGAACTGGACTACCGGAAAACCCCCATCGGGGAGTTAAGCCTCCGGGCCCGGCGTGATGTGCGCAGCGGCGACACTATCTACGAAATCAAGCTGGGCGAGGAATACCTCATGTCCAGCCTGTTTACCGAATCCGAGGTTGCCCTCGGGCGCCTGGGCGTGCAGGAGCTCCTCGCACCGTCCCCGGACGACCACAGCCGTGCGGCTGGCACCGCTCCTTGCGTCGCAGCTCCATCCGATACAGCTCCGGCCGGTGCAACCCCGTCCGGCACCGGTCTGCATGTGGTGGTAGGAGGGCTGGGACTGGGATACACCGCCAGAGCAGTGCTGGAAAGCCCGCTGGTGGCCTCGGTAACGGTTGTTGACTACCTGGAAGCGGTCATCGACTGGCACCGACAAGGGCTGCTGCCGCTGGGCGTCGAGCTCACTGCCGATCCTCGCTGTCATTTTGTCCATGGTGACTTCTTTGCAATTGCCGACTCGCAGGCCGGCTTTGACCCGGCGCAGCCCGGCAGGCAGTTCGACGCGATTGTACTGGATATCGATCACTCACCGGAGCTGCACCTGGACGCCGGCAACGCCCGCCTGTATCAGCCCGCCGGCCTGGCACGGCTGGCGCAACATCTGCTACCCGGCGGCGTGTTCGGTCTGTGGTCCAACGAACCTGCAGATCCGGGCTTCATCCGGCGGCTGCAGGGCAGTTTCTCCCAGGCCCGCGGGGAGAACATCACCTTTTACAACCCCTTGCAGGACCGCGATTTCACCCAATCGGTGTACCTGGCACGAAAATAAGTGCTGGTTGTCGCACAACGACACCTGCTGCCGCGGACCACAGGCTGCAGGCTGCAGGCTGAAAGCTGCACCAGGTAATGAGATGAGTGTTGCCGGAATCGCACCCGTGTTCGTATATTTCACCCAGGAGCAAAAATATGAACAAGAATGTAGGAAACAAAGACAAAGCCGTTCGGGTAATCCTGGGAATCCTGTTTGTAGCCGCCGGTTTCGGTTTCGGGGGCGCCTGGCTGGCACTGGCGGTGGTAGGCGCTGTTCTGCTGATAACCGCTGCGACCGGTTTCTGCGGGCTGTATACACTGCTGGGGATTAATACCTGCAAACTGTCTTCGGATGACAAATAGACTGCCATCCGTTCTGTGCATCTTACACTGGCGCGTCAGGACAGGGATCCGCTGATCTGGCATACTGTATGCCATGGAAACCACTGAGATCACCTGGCGACTTGACTCGCTGCTGACCCCCCTGTACGAGCTGCTGGATCTGAATACCGACGCTGCTGGCTGGATCAGTCTACTGGCCTCGTTGACTGCGATCGCGCTGCTGGTGCTGGTTATTAACACCGCCGCTCGTATCTTTCTGCAGAGTGTTGTCCAGCGGGCGGTCGGGCGAACCCCCACGGCCTGGGACAAAACCCTGTACGAAAGCGGGGTGTTCCGTCGGCTGCTGCGGATTGTGCCAGCCTGGGCAGTACTGGTGCTGTTTCCGGTCTTCTTCC comes from the Spirochaeta africana DSM 8902 genome and includes:
- a CDS encoding YgaP family membrane protein, with the translated sequence MNKNVGNKDKAVRVILGILFVAAGFGFGGAWLALAVVGAVLLITAATGFCGLYTLLGINTCKLSSDDK
- a CDS encoding FGGY-family carbohydrate kinase encodes the protein MAAAPTMVLGIDCSTQSMTGVLLGIDPADTGSPPEILYEQRIAYTADPRTSGFGIDPTTLILPPQIPGQADQPPGMFLAALDALLHDLHAAGAPMARIAALQISAQQHGHVYLSPHAPAAFRSLNTGSAEPGLAQRFQQAFSYPASPIWMTSSTTLEAAELREAVGGAEAMIRESGSDSPLRFTGAVIRRIGTHHPQAYQQTIAIRLLSSFLAGVLTGTIDVPADWGNGAGTSLMNYRERSWSLPLMKAAADGLPGGFPELQRKLGSLAHPLRWAGSIASYFRQHYGLSPDCRVGIGSGDNPQSKVAVQGDLLSLGTSFVYMIEQNEPTVDLQGYSNSMYDGLGRPFIFACRTNGAAVWDRICSEHEISPQDYPTREHALQQTPAGSRIVCWQPSTESFPVSPQIPFFREEEAGSSFASDYAGLVDSTLGILYHCTREMSTSVEALRITGGPTASIAICTRIASMWQRPVMRVGAAGAAYGAALAAYAGLCVETTPFAEPAAVLAGRLPAGDIIYPDPRMTAAYHHGSTAYLPRLMQSFARQQRYQYAE
- the xylA gene encoding xylose isomerase, with product MKSELFPEIPVIPFEGPQSRNPCAFKHYDPDELVGGKPMKDHLRFSMAFWHTMNAGGTDPFGAPTAIRPWDGETDPMRIAELKMRGLFELTGKLNIPYFCFHDTDIAPAGATLRESHRNLDHITGLIKQLQQDSPLQLLWGTANLFTHPRYMHGAATSPDTRVYAYAAGQVRKAIEVTKELNGENYVFWGGREGYETLLNTDMKRELDNLARFMHMAVDYAREIGFTGQFLFEPKPKEPTKHQYDTDSATVHAFLQAYDLLPHVKLNIETNHATLAGHTIQHELQYARIHGILGSVDANQGDTLLGWDTDQFPTDLYTTTLMMYEILKNGGLHRGGLNFDAKVRRPSNTIRDVVVSHIVGMDSFARGLKAAHAMLQDRALEGFIDTRYASWDEPLGREIQSGTTTLQSLEQQIIDLPQFLPDSGQQEYLESLINGYL
- a CDS encoding spermidine synthase, encoding MSAMFQELDYRKTPIGELSLRARRDVRSGDTIYEIKLGEEYLMSSLFTESEVALGRLGVQELLAPSPDDHSRAAGTAPCVAAPSDTAPAGATPSGTGLHVVVGGLGLGYTARAVLESPLVASVTVVDYLEAVIDWHRQGLLPLGVELTADPRCHFVHGDFFAIADSQAGFDPAQPGRQFDAIVLDIDHSPELHLDAGNARLYQPAGLARLAQHLLPGGVFGLWSNEPADPGFIRRLQGSFSQARGENITFYNPLQDRDFTQSVYLARK